The Mycobacterium riyadhense sequence CGGATGCGCTGGAGGCCATCGAGGCCAGCGCCGTCGGTGGCTCAGAGCATCTGGTGGCCTGGCTCAAGGCGGTGATTTACGGCGCGGCCGAGCGCTGGACCGATGTCATCGAGGAGGTCAAGGGCGCCGGGAAGTGGCCGGACAAGTTTCTGGCCGGCGCCGCCGGCGTCGCGCACGGGGTGGCCGCGGCCAACCTCGGCCTGTTCACAGAGGCCGAACGCCGCCTCACCGAAGCCAATGACTCCCCGGCCGGCGAAGCATGTGCGCGCGCCATCGCGTGGTTCCTGGCGATGGCCCGGCGCAGCCAGGGTAACGAAGACGCCGCCGTGGCGCTGCTGGAGTGGTTGCAGACCACTCACCCAGATCCCAAAGTGTCTGCGGCACTGAAGGATTCGTCTTATCGGTTGAAGACGACCACCGCCGAACAGATCGCTTCGCGCTCGGATCCCTGGGATCCGGGCAGCGTGGTGACCGACAATTCCGGTCGCGAGAAGCTACTGGCCGAAGCCCAGGCCGAACTGGACCGCCAAATCGGACTTACCCGGGTCAAGATACAAATCGAGCGCTACCGCGCCGCCACCCTGCTGGCCAGGGTCCGGGCCGCCAAAGGGATGAAGGTCGCCCAGCCCAGCAAACACATGATCTTCACCGGTCCACCTGGTACCGGCAAGACCACGATCGCGCGCGTGGTGGCCAACATTCTGGCCGGGTTAGGGGTCATCGCCGAACCCAAGCTCGTCGAGACATCGCGAAAAGACTTCGTCGCCGAGTACGAGGGGCAGTCGGCGGTCAAGACCACCAAGACCATCGATCAGGCCCTCGACGGCGTACTGTTCATCGACGAGGCCTACGCGCTGGTGCAGGAACGTGACGGGCGCACCGACCCGTTCGGGCAGGAGGCGATGGACACCCTGCTGGCCCGGATGGAAAACGACCGCGACCGGCTGGTGGTGATCATCGCCGGCTACCCCAACGACATCGATCGGCTGCTGGAAACCAATGAGGGCCTGCGGTCCCGATTCGCCACCCGCATCGAGTTCGACACCTACACCCCCGAGGAACTCCTCGAGATCGCGAAAGTTATTGCGTCCGCTAATGATTCGATGTTAAGCACCGACGCTGCGGACGAGTTCCTAGAGGCCGCCAAGACGCTGCATCAGCGGACGTTGCGCGGTCGAGCCGCCCTCGATATCGCCGGGAACGGCCGCTACGCACGACAATTGGTCGAGGCCGCCGAGCAATGCCGGGACATGCGCCTGGCCCAGGGCCTCGACATCGAGGCTCTGGACGTGGATCGTCTACAAGAGATCAACGGCGCGGACATGACCGAGGCGATCGCCGCGGTGCATGCACACCTCAACATGAGAGAGTGAAACATGGGGCTTCGCCTGACCACAAAGGTTCAGGTTAGCGGCTGGCGCTTCCTGCTTCGCCGGCTGGAGCACGCCATCGTCCGGCGCGATACCCGCATGTTCGACGACCCCCTGCAGTTCTACAGCCGTTCGGTCGGGCTTGGCATTGTCATAGCGG is a genomic window containing:
- the eccA gene encoding type VII secretion AAA-ATPase EccA; protein product: MTDRLAGLFESAVGMLPLSEARAIDLFTEITNYDESACDAWVGRIRCGDTDRVTLFRAWYSRRNFGQLSGSAQISMSTLGARVPIGGLYGDITYPVTSPLAITMGFAACEAEQGNYADALEAIEASAVGGSEHLVAWLKAVIYGAAERWTDVIEEVKGAGKWPDKFLAGAAGVAHGVAAANLGLFTEAERRLTEANDSPAGEACARAIAWFLAMARRSQGNEDAAVALLEWLQTTHPDPKVSAALKDSSYRLKTTTAEQIASRSDPWDPGSVVTDNSGREKLLAEAQAELDRQIGLTRVKIQIERYRAATLLARVRAAKGMKVAQPSKHMIFTGPPGTGKTTIARVVANILAGLGVIAEPKLVETSRKDFVAEYEGQSAVKTTKTIDQALDGVLFIDEAYALVQERDGRTDPFGQEAMDTLLARMENDRDRLVVIIAGYPNDIDRLLETNEGLRSRFATRIEFDTYTPEELLEIAKVIASANDSMLSTDAADEFLEAAKTLHQRTLRGRAALDIAGNGRYARQLVEAAEQCRDMRLAQGLDIEALDVDRLQEINGADMTEAIAAVHAHLNMRE